The proteins below are encoded in one region of Bos indicus x Bos taurus breed Angus x Brahman F1 hybrid chromosome 2, Bos_hybrid_MaternalHap_v2.0, whole genome shotgun sequence:
- the LOC113901898 gene encoding tetratricopeptide repeat protein 30B, with amino-acid sequence MAGLGGSQIPDGEFTAVVYRLIRDARYAEAVQLLGGELQRSPRSRAGLSLLGYCYYRLQEFALAAECYEQLGQLHPELEQYRLYQAQALYKACLYPEATRVSLLLLDNPAYHSRVLRLQAAIKYSEADLPGARSLVEQLLSEGGEDSGGENELDGQVNLGCLLYKEGHYEAACSKFSAALQASGYRPDLSYNLALAYYSSRHYALALKHIADIIEHGIRQHPELGVGMTTVGIDVRSVGNTVVLHQTALVEAFNLRAAIEYQLRNYEAAQEALTDMPPRAEEELDPVTLHNQALMNMDARPTEGFEKLQFLLQQIPFPPETFGNLLLLYCEYEYFDLAADVLAENAHLTYEFLTPYLYDFLDAMVTCQTAPEEAFIKLDGLAGMLTEQLRKLTIQVQEARHNKDDEAVKKAVNEYEDTLEKYIPVLMAQAKIYWNLENYPMVEKLFRKSVEFCNDHHVWKLNVAHVLFMQENKYKEAIGFYEPIVKKHYDNILNVSAIVLANLCVSYIMISQNEEAEELMRKIGKEEEQLSYDDPDKKIYHLCIVNLVIGTLYCAKGNYDFGISRVIKSLEPCNKKLGTDTWYYAKRCFLSLLENMSKHTIMLRDSVIQECVQFLEHCELYGRDIPAVIEETLEEERMHIGKNTVTYESRELKALIYEIIGWNM; translated from the coding sequence ATGGCGGGCCTGGGGGGTTCGCAGATCCCCGACGGGGAGTTCACCGCGGTTGTCTACCGACTCATCCGGGATGCCCGGTACGCCGAGGCCGTGCAGCTGCTGGGCGGAGAGCTCCAGCGGAGCCCGAGAAGCCGCGCCGGGCTGTCGCTGCTGGGCTACTGCTACTACCGCCTACAGGAGTTCGCGCTGGCTGCCGAGTGCTATGAGCAGCTGGGCCAGCTGCACCCGGAGCTGGAGCAGTACCGCCTGTACCAGGCCCAGGCCCTGTACAAGGCCTGCCTTTACCCAGAGGCCACCCGCGTGTCCTTGCTCCTCCTGGACAACCCCGCCTACCACAGCCGGGTCCTCCGTCTCCAAGCCGCGATTAAGTACAGCGAGGCAGACCTGCCCGGggccaggagcctggtggagcaGCTActgagtgaaggaggagaagacAGCGGGGGCGAGAACGAGCTGGATGGCCAGGTCAATCTGGGTTGTTTGCTCTACAAGGAGGGACATTATGAAGCCGCGTGTTCCAAGTTCTCTGCGGCCCTGCAGGCTTCGGGCTACCGGCCTGATCTTTCCTACAACCTGGCTTTGGCCTATTATAGCAGCCGGCACTATGCCCTAGCTCTGAAGCATATCGCGGACATTATTGAGCATGGCATCCGCCAGCACCCAGAGCTGGGTGTGGGCATGACCACTGTGGGCATTGATGTTCGAAGTGTTGGCAACACCGTAGTCCTTCACCAGACTGCCCTGGTGGAAGCCTTCAACCTCAGGGCCGCCATAGAATACCAACTGAGAAACTATGAGGCGGCCCAGGAGGCCCTCACTGACATGCCACCAAGAGCAGAGGAGGAGTTAGACCCCGTGACCCTGCACAATCAGGCACTAATGAACATGGATGCCAGGCCCACAGAAGGGTTTGAAAAACTACAGTTTTTGCTCCAGCAGATCCCCTTTCCCCCAGAGACCTTTGGCAACCTGTTGCTGCTCTATTGTGAATATGAGTATTTTGACCTGGCAGCAGACGTCCTGGCAGAGAATGCCCATTTGACTTACGAATTCCTCACACCCTATCTCTATGACTTCTTGGATGCCATGGTCACTTGCCAGACAGCTCCTGAAGAGGCTTTCATTAAGCTTGATGGCCTAGCAGGGATGCTGACTGAACAGCTCCGGAAACTCACCATACAAGTGCAGGAAGCAAGACACAATAAAGATGATGAAGCTGTCAAAAAGGCAGTGAATGAATATGAGGACACCCTTGAGAAGTACATTCCTGTGTTGATGGCCCAGGCCAAAATCTACTGGAACCTTGAAAATTACCCAATGGTGGAAAAACTCTTCCGCAAATCTGTGGAATTCTGTAACGACCACCATGTGTGGAAGCTGAATGTGGCTCATGTTCTGTTCATGCaggaaaacaaatacaaagaagCCATAGGTTTTTATGAGCCCATAGTCAAGAAGCATTATGACAACATCCTGAATGTCAGTGCTATTGTGCTGGCCAACCTGTGTGTTTCGTATATTATGATAAGTcaaaatgaagaagctgaggagTTGATGAGGAAGATTGGAAAGGAGGAAGAGCAGCTCTCCTATGATGATCCAGATAAGAAAATCTACCATCTCTGCATTGTGAATTTGGTGATAGGGACGCTTTATTGTGCCAAAGGGAATTATGACTTTGGTATTTCCCGGGTTATCAAAAGCTTGGAACCTTGTAATAAAAAACTAGGAACTGATACATGGTATTATGCCAAAAGATGCTTCCTGTCATTATTAGAAAACATGTCAAAACACACCATCATGCTTCGTGACAGTGTCATTCAAGAATGTGTTCAGTTTTTAGAACACTGTGAACTTTATGGGAGGGACATACCTGCAGTTATTGAAGAAaccctggaagaagaaagaatgcaTATTGGAAAGAATACAGTCACATATGAATCCAGAGAGTTAAAAGCTTTGATTTATGAGATTATAGGATGGAATATGTAG